Proteins encoded together in one Dehalococcoidales bacterium window:
- a CDS encoding biotin-dependent carboxyltransferase family protein: MAKVIVSGIQSIIEEWQGRKGYMDIGIAHSGTMDHYSARFANLLVGNDLNEALIEITGANFVMEFEEESVIAVTGADSNPKINGAEIALWQTHSVQKKDRLDIGRIGAQINGFRQYLAVAGGVNSDEYLGSKSTAIYGGFGGVEGRSLKRGDNLTFGKPSKPLDDLIKRRIKKHLIPLYGQKWQMRAIPGPNGAPDFFTEEGMELFFSATYKAQLICDRSGIRLDGPKPIFNAERAAAGGHPSNITDHGYPGPGCLNISGDTPIILPREGPTSGGYVCALSIIYVDQWMMGQIVPGRDEVEFIYCTLDEAVELRKRQNAVFVEGSIESA, encoded by the coding sequence ATGGCAAAAGTTATAGTTTCCGGCATTCAAAGCATTATCGAAGAGTGGCAGGGAAGAAAGGGATATATGGATATCGGGATTGCCCACAGCGGAACAATGGACCACTACAGTGCAAGATTTGCCAATCTGCTTGTCGGAAATGATCTAAACGAGGCTTTGATTGAAATAACTGGTGCAAACTTTGTTATGGAGTTTGAAGAGGAGAGTGTCATTGCAGTAACGGGAGCCGACAGCAATCCTAAAATAAACGGTGCAGAAATAGCTTTATGGCAAACCCACAGCGTACAAAAAAAAGACCGGCTCGATATCGGACGGATAGGAGCACAGATAAACGGTTTCAGACAGTATCTGGCGGTAGCCGGAGGAGTTAACTCCGACGAATATTTGGGAAGCAAGTCTACTGCCATTTACGGGGGATTTGGAGGAGTTGAGGGGCGTTCTTTAAAAAGAGGCGATAACCTTACTTTCGGTAAACCTTCAAAACCGCTTGATGATTTAATTAAAAGGAGAATTAAAAAACATCTGATACCATTATACGGTCAAAAATGGCAGATGAGGGCGATTCCTGGACCAAACGGGGCACCCGATTTTTTCACAGAAGAGGGGATGGAACTTTTTTTCAGTGCCACTTATAAGGCTCAGCTAATCTGTGACCGCTCCGGAATCAGATTGGACGGACCTAAACCGATATTCAATGCCGAACGCGCAGCTGCCGGGGGGCACCCTTCTAATATTACAGACCACGGTTATCCGGGACCGGGCTGTCTGAATATCAGCGGCGATACCCCGATAATTTTACCCAGAGAGGGTCCGACCTCGGGCGGCTATGTCTGTGCTCTTTCGATTATTTATGTCGACCAATGGATGATGGGTCAAATAGTTCCCGGCCGGGATGAGGTTGAATTCATCTACTGTACGTTGGACGAAGCCGTAGAATTAAGAAAAAGACAAAATGCAGTATTCGTTGAAGGCTCAATTGAATCAGCTTAA
- a CDS encoding LamB/YcsF family protein: MALIKVALNADMGESFGLYKMGNDEALMEYVTTANLACGFHAADPMVMQKSVRLAKKHGVSVGAHPGFKDLQGFGRRMLGLSAQELYADTIYQFGALDAFLRVEGMAMTHVCP; encoded by the coding sequence ATGGCACTCATCAAAGTTGCGCTTAATGCCGATATGGGCGAAAGTTTCGGTCTTTATAAAATGGGTAACGACGAGGCGCTGATGGAGTATGTTACGACTGCCAACTTAGCTTGCGGTTTTCATGCCGCAGATCCGATGGTAATGCAAAAATCGGTTCGGTTGGCTAAAAAGCACGGAGTTTCAGTTGGAGCTCATCCGGGATTTAAAGACCTCCAGGGATTCGGACGGAGGATGTTAGGCCTCAGTGCACAGGAGTTGTATGCCGATACTATTTACCAATTCGGTGCGTTGGATGCTTTTCTTAGAGTTGAGGGGATGGCAATGACTCATGTTTGCCC